From a single Acidimicrobiales bacterium genomic region:
- a CDS encoding sensor domain-containing diguanylate cyclase yields MDADEIGRRLEEERNDLRREVRDLRDRLSTAEGRFRGAVESSTDGVVVVNRDGIVVFANTAAATMLGQTRSQLVGKMATFPVASTATRRPDQEALLADMRLVPTDWGGEPAVLALLRDVTEQSLADAETAYRATHDPVTGLPNRYLLDDRLKQALARDRRTPRTLAILFCDVDGLKGINDRMGHGVGDQVLVETARRIETVVRPADTAAHLGGDEFVVLCEDIDEEAAAAIAQRLTTAFDVPLSLDGTELNVGVSVGLAVTSDPDALPAELLAEADHAMYRAKQRRRRQSAR; encoded by the coding sequence GTGGACGCGGACGAGATAGGTCGCCGGCTCGAGGAGGAGCGCAACGACCTCCGCCGGGAGGTCCGGGACCTGCGCGACCGCTTGTCGACCGCCGAGGGCCGCTTCCGGGGTGCCGTCGAGAGCAGCACCGACGGTGTGGTCGTGGTCAACCGCGACGGCATCGTCGTCTTCGCCAACACGGCGGCCGCCACCATGCTGGGACAGACCCGCTCCCAGCTGGTCGGCAAGATGGCGACCTTCCCGGTGGCGTCGACGGCCACCCGGCGGCCCGACCAGGAGGCCCTCCTCGCCGACATGCGGCTCGTCCCCACCGACTGGGGCGGGGAGCCCGCCGTCCTCGCCCTGTTGCGCGACGTCACCGAGCAGTCGCTGGCCGACGCCGAGACGGCCTATCGCGCCACGCACGACCCGGTGACCGGCCTCCCCAACCGCTACCTGCTCGACGACCGCCTGAAGCAGGCGCTCGCCCGGGACAGACGGACGCCGAGGACCCTGGCCATCCTGTTCTGCGACGTGGACGGGCTCAAGGGGATCAACGACCGCATGGGACACGGCGTCGGGGACCAGGTCCTCGTGGAGACGGCCCGGCGCATCGAGACCGTCGTCCGGCCCGCCGACACCGCCGCCCACCTCGGCGGCGACGAGTTCGTCGTGCTGTGCGAGGACATCGACGAGGAGGCCGCCGCCGCCATCGCCCAGCGGCTGACGACGGCGTTCGACGTCCCCCTCTCCCTGGACGGCACCGAGCTGAACGTGGGGGTGAGCGTCGGCCTCGCCGTCACCAGCGATCCCGACGCCCTTCCCGCCGAGCTGCTGGCCGAGGCGGACCACGCCATGTACCGCGCCAAGCAGCGGCGCCGCCGTCAGTCGGCGCGCTGA
- a CDS encoding YfhO family protein, with protein MVTTSAAASATRPPADPAAHGGDGAATAVGGGPWARAGTWVALGAVVLWGLVKWRAELNAVAYLDDSSVHEQMVRFALRRFQAGHVPLTSWFPYLGLGSPHFLHYQGLGAMLTGLLGMATGGDAAFRLTLYLLLALWPLPVYCSARVFGLSRATSVLAAAASPFLASAVGVGYEPKAYVWIGYGVWAQLWAAWALPLAWGFTWRAMTSRRAVLPAALFVTLTIALHFETGYLALLPIGIFPFLAPGPLRGRLGRAAAVAAGSLLASAWVTIPVIVDGRWAATNEILAHGPLVNGYGARQVLSWLVSGQVYDAQRFPVVTLLAAVGLVVCVARWRTDHRGRAVVVVWAMSLVLSFGRTTFGSLTVLLPGSTDIFMRRFMMGAQLAALYLAGMGGVALARAVAAAVTRVRPGVAAWAASPGRRLGLVVAAGAAGAVALAPAWSQTSAFASRNAQAVGAQRAAERARGPEIGRLIAYVRGHGGGRVYAGMPSNWGSQFTVGVVPVFKYLESRDVDEVGYTLRTASLMTDPEFFFDETNPGDYPLFGVRYMILPAGMSSPVPARLVEAAGPYRLWVLPEAGYVRVVDTVGVLSADRTDVGLMSVPYLRSDLPGAARYLAVAYSGGAPAPLTAPVGDVTGSPGRVRDERDDLPEGRVTATVVARRSAVVVLSASYDPGWTVRVDGHPVAVEMLAPALPGVAVGPGVHRVTFSYAGFRSYPALIAVGAVTLAALVWVGPLDGLGALRARRRRVGGPAPVQRAD; from the coding sequence ATGGTGACCACGTCGGCGGCGGCGTCCGCCACCCGGCCGCCGGCCGACCCCGCAGCGCACGGGGGTGACGGGGCCGCCACCGCGGTCGGGGGTGGCCCGTGGGCGCGCGCCGGGACGTGGGTGGCCCTCGGGGCCGTGGTCCTGTGGGGCTTGGTGAAGTGGCGCGCCGAGCTCAACGCCGTGGCCTACCTCGACGACAGCTCGGTGCACGAGCAGATGGTGCGCTTCGCCCTCCGCCGGTTCCAGGCGGGCCACGTGCCCCTGACGAGCTGGTTCCCGTACCTGGGCCTCGGGTCGCCGCACTTCCTGCACTACCAGGGCCTCGGGGCCATGCTGACCGGCCTGCTCGGGATGGCCACCGGTGGCGACGCCGCCTTCCGGTTGACGCTGTACCTGCTCCTCGCGCTGTGGCCGTTGCCCGTGTACTGCTCGGCACGCGTGTTCGGCCTGAGCCGCGCCACCTCGGTGCTGGCCGCGGCGGCGTCGCCGTTCCTCGCCAGCGCGGTGGGCGTCGGCTACGAGCCCAAGGCCTACGTCTGGATCGGCTACGGGGTCTGGGCCCAGCTGTGGGCGGCGTGGGCGCTCCCGCTCGCCTGGGGCTTCACCTGGCGCGCCATGACGTCGCGCCGGGCCGTCCTGCCCGCCGCGCTCTTCGTCACGCTGACCATCGCCCTGCACTTCGAGACGGGGTACCTGGCCCTGCTGCCCATCGGCATCTTCCCGTTCCTGGCGCCCGGACCGCTGCGGGGGCGCCTGGGGCGCGCCGCCGCCGTGGCGGCAGGGTCGCTGCTCGCTTCGGCATGGGTCACCATCCCTGTCATCGTCGACGGTCGGTGGGCGGCCACCAACGAGATCCTCGCCCACGGCCCGCTCGTGAACGGGTACGGGGCGCGCCAGGTGCTGTCGTGGCTGGTGTCGGGCCAGGTCTACGACGCCCAGCGGTTCCCCGTCGTGACGCTCCTCGCCGCCGTCGGCCTCGTGGTCTGCGTGGCGCGCTGGCGCACCGACCATCGCGGTCGCGCCGTCGTGGTCGTATGGGCGATGAGCCTGGTCCTTTCCTTCGGCCGGACGACGTTCGGATCGCTCACGGTGCTCCTGCCCGGGAGCACGGACATCTTCATGCGGCGCTTCATGATGGGTGCGCAGCTCGCCGCGCTGTACCTGGCGGGCATGGGTGGTGTCGCCCTCGCCCGGGCGGTCGCCGCCGCGGTGACGAGGGTACGGCCGGGCGTGGCGGCCTGGGCGGCGTCACCGGGGCGGCGCCTCGGGCTGGTGGTGGCGGCCGGCGCCGCCGGCGCCGTGGCCCTGGCGCCGGCATGGTCCCAGACGAGCGCCTTCGCCTCGCGCAACGCCCAGGCCGTGGGCGCCCAGCGCGCCGCCGAGCGCGCCCGGGGCCCGGAGATCGGCCGTCTGATCGCCTACGTGCGTGGGCACGGCGGGGGGCGCGTCTACGCCGGGATGCCGTCGAACTGGGGTTCGCAGTTCACGGTGGGGGTGGTCCCGGTGTTCAAGTACCTCGAGAGCCGGGACGTCGACGAGGTGGGCTACACCCTGCGCACCGCGTCGCTCATGACCGATCCCGAGTTCTTCTTCGACGAGACCAACCCGGGGGACTACCCGCTCTTCGGGGTCCGCTACATGATCCTCCCCGCCGGCATGTCCTCACCCGTGCCGGCGCGCCTGGTCGAGGCCGCCGGTCCCTACCGGTTGTGGGTGCTGCCGGAGGCGGGCTACGTGCGCGTCGTCGACACCGTGGGCGTGCTCAGCGCGGATCGCACCGACGTCGGCCTGATGAGCGTCCCCTATCTCCGCTCCGACCTCCCGGGTGCCGCCCGCTACCTCGCCGTCGCCTACAGCGGCGGCGCCCCCGCGCCGCTGACCGCGCCCGTCGGGGACGTCACCGGCTCCCCGGGGCGCGTGCGCGACGAGCGCGACGACCTCCCCGAGGGGCGCGTCACGGCGACCGTCGTGGCGCGTCGTTCCGCCGTCGTGGTCCTGAGCGCCTCGTACGACCCGGGCTGGACGGTACGCGTCGACGGCCACCCGGTCGCCGTCGAAATGCTCGCCCCGGCGCTGCCGGGCGTGGCGGTGGGGCCGGGCGTCCACCGCGTCACCTTCTCGTACGCCGGCTTCCGGTCGTACCCGGCCTTGATCGCCGTCGGCGCCGTCACGCTGGCCGCCCTCGTGTGGGTGGGGCCGCTCGACGGCCTGGGCGCGCTCCGGGCCAGGCGCCGGCGCGTCGGTGGGCCTGCCCCGGTTCAGCGCGCCGACTGA
- a CDS encoding CoA-binding protein, with amino-acid sequence MPSRIDIDDFLAQRHIALVGVSTDSRQFPNAVYRMLRDGGRTMVPVNRGVADGAAIEGDRAYRSLAEVPGTLDGVVVMVGADAAADVVRDAVARGVPRVWLHRGVGKGSVSPEAVTLCRHNGVRVVDGACPFMFAAPVTGIHGLHRALSVRRVLRRAA; translated from the coding sequence GTGCCATCTCGGATCGACATCGACGACTTCCTGGCCCAGCGGCACATCGCCCTCGTGGGCGTGTCCACCGACTCGCGCCAGTTCCCGAACGCCGTCTACCGCATGCTGCGCGACGGCGGCCGGACCATGGTCCCGGTCAACCGCGGCGTCGCCGACGGGGCCGCCATCGAGGGTGACCGCGCCTATCGGTCCCTGGCCGAGGTGCCCGGGACCCTCGACGGGGTCGTCGTCATGGTGGGGGCCGACGCCGCCGCCGACGTGGTGCGAGACGCCGTCGCCCGGGGTGTGCCCCGGGTGTGGCTCCACCGGGGCGTGGGGAAGGGGTCGGTGTCGCCCGAGGCCGTGACGCTGTGCCGCCACAACGGCGTGAGGGTGGTCGACGGGGCGTGCCCGTTCATGTTCGCGGCGCCTGTCACCGGCATCCACGGGCTGCACCGGGCCCTGTCGGTGCGCCGTGTCCTGCGGCGCGCCGCCTGA
- a CDS encoding adenylate/guanylate cyclase domain-containing protein has translation MSRAPAPPASGTGNLLAPYLPRLVVDWVTGSPTDIHRDIAGSVAFVDISGFTKLSERLASHGKVGAEELSETINRCFVDLLAVGYAHGGGLIKFGGDALLLLFTGDDHEVRACRAAVGMRRTLRAVGRITVLGHRVGLRMSVGVHSGAFDFFLVGETHRELIVTGPAASTTVSMESTAEAGEIVVSPATARALRSSVLGSGKGDGVLLRRAPPGLSCAPATLEPVSASTDLSACVSTAVRAALLAGMQEPEHRRVTVAFIHFDGTDALIESSGPEKLAHLLDGLVSGVQRSADRQGVAFLGTDIDRDGGKIILTAGAPSSSGGDEHRMLLVLREVMDLRPELPLRIGVNRGSVFAGDIGPHYRRTFTVMGDAVNLAARLMAKAQPGQILSSPDVLEQSGADVDTVELEPFVVKGKAQPVRALSVGNVATARRSRRDDGIPFVGRHTEIGLMRDAVTGARQGGGALLQITGEPGVGKSRLVEELQAMAGDMTLVRATCEHYESSTPYFPLRGLLRGLLGIAPDMPDTAAASCLRDAVDRVAPAVAPWVPLLASVVDVPVPDTEESAQLDEQFRRPRLASATTELLGALVGAPMLLVVEDAHWMDEASADVVRHWATAVSGRPWVVCVTRRDEATGFSAPREPAVVLVDLLPLDGQDAAELIHLATRDSPIAPHAIAALAERSGGNPLFLRELVANTRADKGLGDLPDSVEAVIAARIDQLHPLDRNLLRRASVLGRSFPAGLLGAVVDDSPAVTDDRWQRLGEFLQHGPDGTVTFAHALIRDSAYDGLPFRLRQRLHARAGDTIRAQAGDAADDHAELLSLHFFHAHRHAEAWSFSHVAAERARAVYANIEAAEFYQRALDVARHLPEVGPDAVARTLEDLGDAQNHAGNYLAAEAAYRAARRHIHGDAVGQARVVLKLARVMGWLDRYSAALRWITRGLRTIEGAEGPEAAAQRAQLLAWYGRFCQEEGRHARAITWCNAAVAEAEAAGERDAMANALKVLDWAHMDLGRLEEPTNWTQALSLFEELGDLTGQASVLNMLGGLAYFRGEWSRALELYRRAQAMVRRTGNSVMDAFYMNNIGEISLEQGRLAEAAELFTEAWRIWQAAGYRSGAASVRGLLARVACGEGRFDEAMALFAQSLQESQGVGGHVEVLDTKARMAECELLAGRPDAARRLVEEALEEAKTLGGVSAQHPLLLRVLGAALARTGDLDGARRALRESLGAAQTRGADYERALTLRVVARLGHGSGPAAGAAEQSTAAGTAEQSTAAGTAEQSTAILERLGVVWTPDLV, from the coding sequence GTGTCGCGTGCACCCGCGCCCCCCGCCAGCGGGACGGGGAACCTCCTGGCGCCGTACCTGCCGCGGCTGGTGGTCGACTGGGTCACCGGGTCCCCCACCGATATCCACCGCGACATCGCCGGGTCCGTGGCCTTCGTCGACATCTCGGGCTTCACCAAGCTGTCCGAGCGCCTGGCGAGCCACGGCAAGGTGGGCGCCGAGGAGCTCAGCGAGACCATCAACCGGTGCTTCGTGGATCTCCTGGCGGTCGGCTACGCCCACGGCGGGGGCCTGATCAAGTTCGGGGGTGACGCACTCCTTCTGCTCTTCACCGGCGACGACCACGAGGTCCGGGCGTGCCGGGCGGCGGTGGGCATGCGCAGGACGCTGCGCGCCGTGGGCAGGATCACGGTGCTCGGGCACCGGGTCGGGCTGCGGATGTCGGTGGGCGTGCACAGCGGCGCGTTCGATTTCTTCCTCGTCGGTGAGACGCACCGGGAGCTGATCGTCACCGGGCCGGCGGCCAGCACGACGGTGAGCATGGAGTCCACGGCCGAAGCGGGCGAGATCGTCGTCAGCCCGGCGACGGCGCGGGCCCTGCGCTCGAGCGTCCTGGGGAGCGGCAAGGGGGACGGGGTCCTCCTGCGGCGGGCGCCGCCCGGCCTGTCGTGCGCGCCTGCCACCCTCGAGCCCGTCAGCGCTTCGACCGACCTGTCGGCATGCGTCTCCACGGCCGTGCGCGCCGCGCTCCTGGCGGGGATGCAGGAGCCGGAGCACCGTCGGGTGACCGTCGCCTTCATCCACTTCGATGGCACCGACGCCCTCATCGAGTCGTCGGGCCCCGAAAAGCTCGCCCATCTCCTCGACGGGCTCGTCAGCGGTGTGCAGCGGTCCGCCGACCGGCAGGGTGTCGCCTTCTTGGGGACCGACATCGACCGCGACGGCGGGAAGATCATCCTCACCGCCGGCGCGCCGTCGAGCTCGGGCGGGGACGAGCACCGGATGCTGCTGGTCCTGCGCGAGGTGATGGACCTGCGCCCTGAGCTGCCCCTGCGGATCGGGGTCAACCGCGGCTCGGTCTTCGCGGGCGACATCGGCCCCCACTACCGGCGCACCTTCACGGTGATGGGCGACGCCGTCAACCTGGCAGCCCGGCTCATGGCCAAGGCACAGCCCGGCCAGATCCTGTCGAGCCCCGACGTGCTCGAGCAGTCCGGGGCCGACGTCGACACCGTCGAGCTCGAGCCCTTCGTGGTGAAGGGCAAGGCCCAGCCCGTCCGGGCGCTGAGCGTGGGGAACGTGGCGACGGCTCGGCGGAGCCGGCGCGACGACGGCATCCCCTTCGTGGGCCGGCACACGGAGATCGGCCTCATGCGCGACGCCGTGACCGGGGCGCGCCAGGGCGGCGGCGCCCTCCTCCAGATCACGGGGGAGCCCGGCGTCGGCAAGTCACGGCTGGTCGAGGAGCTCCAGGCGATGGCCGGCGACATGACGCTGGTCCGGGCGACGTGCGAGCACTACGAGTCGTCCACGCCCTACTTCCCGCTGCGGGGGTTGCTGCGAGGGCTGCTGGGCATCGCCCCCGACATGCCCGACACCGCGGCCGCCTCGTGCCTGCGCGACGCCGTGGACCGGGTCGCACCGGCAGTGGCGCCGTGGGTCCCCCTGCTCGCGTCGGTGGTCGACGTCCCCGTGCCCGACACCGAGGAGTCGGCGCAACTCGACGAGCAGTTCCGCCGTCCCCGGCTGGCGTCGGCGACCACCGAGCTGCTGGGCGCGCTCGTGGGCGCGCCCATGCTCCTCGTCGTGGAGGACGCCCACTGGATGGACGAGGCGTCCGCCGACGTCGTGCGCCACTGGGCGACAGCGGTGAGCGGCCGGCCCTGGGTGGTGTGCGTCACCCGCCGGGACGAGGCCACCGGGTTCTCGGCGCCACGCGAGCCGGCGGTGGTCCTCGTGGACCTCCTCCCCCTCGACGGCCAGGACGCCGCCGAGCTGATCCACCTGGCCACCCGGGACTCGCCCATCGCGCCGCACGCCATCGCCGCGCTGGCGGAGCGTTCGGGCGGCAACCCGCTCTTCCTGCGCGAGCTGGTGGCGAACACGCGGGCCGACAAGGGCCTCGGTGACCTGCCGGACTCGGTCGAGGCGGTCATCGCGGCCCGCATCGACCAGCTGCACCCGCTCGACCGGAACCTGCTGCGGCGCGCCTCGGTCCTGGGCCGGTCGTTCCCGGCCGGGCTCCTCGGGGCCGTCGTCGACGACTCCCCCGCCGTGACCGACGACCGCTGGCAGCGGCTGGGCGAGTTCCTGCAGCACGGCCCGGACGGCACGGTGACGTTCGCCCACGCCCTCATCCGCGACAGCGCGTACGACGGCCTGCCCTTCCGCCTGCGCCAGCGACTGCACGCCCGCGCCGGCGACACCATCCGCGCCCAGGCCGGTGACGCCGCCGACGACCACGCCGAGCTCCTGTCACTGCATTTCTTCCATGCGCACCGCCACGCGGAGGCGTGGTCGTTCTCGCACGTGGCCGCGGAGCGCGCCCGCGCCGTCTACGCCAACATCGAGGCGGCGGAGTTCTACCAGCGCGCGCTCGACGTCGCCCGGCACCTGCCCGAGGTGGGCCCCGATGCCGTGGCCCGGACCCTCGAGGACCTCGGCGACGCCCAGAACCACGCCGGCAACTACCTGGCGGCCGAGGCCGCCTACCGCGCCGCGCGCCGCCACATCCACGGAGACGCCGTCGGCCAGGCCCGCGTCGTGCTGAAGCTGGCGCGCGTGATGGGCTGGCTGGACCGGTACTCGGCCGCGCTGCGGTGGATCACCCGCGGGTTGCGCACCATCGAGGGCGCCGAGGGCCCCGAGGCCGCCGCCCAACGGGCCCAATTGCTCGCCTGGTACGGGCGCTTCTGCCAGGAGGAGGGGCGCCACGCCCGCGCCATCACATGGTGCAACGCCGCGGTCGCCGAGGCCGAGGCGGCCGGCGAGCGCGACGCCATGGCGAACGCCCTGAAGGTCCTCGACTGGGCGCACATGGACCTGGGCCGACTCGAGGAGCCCACCAACTGGACGCAGGCCCTGTCGCTCTTCGAGGAGCTCGGGGACCTCACCGGGCAGGCGAGCGTGCTCAACATGCTGGGCGGGTTGGCGTACTTCCGCGGCGAGTGGTCGCGGGCCCTGGAGCTGTACCGCCGCGCCCAGGCGATGGTGCGTCGCACGGGCAACTCCGTGATGGATGCCTTCTACATGAACAACATCGGGGAGATCTCGCTCGAGCAGGGCCGGCTCGCCGAGGCGGCGGAGCTGTTCACCGAGGCGTGGCGCATCTGGCAGGCCGCCGGCTACCGCTCGGGGGCCGCCTCGGTGCGGGGCCTGCTGGCCCGGGTGGCGTGCGGCGAGGGTCGCTTCGACGAGGCCATGGCACTGTTCGCGCAGTCGTTGCAGGAGTCACAGGGCGTGGGCGGCCACGTCGAGGTGCTCGACACCAAGGCCAGGATGGCCGAGTGCGAGCTCCTCGCCGGCCGGCCCGACGCCGCCCGACGCCTCGTGGAGGAGGCGCTCGAGGAGGCGAAGACCCTCGGCGGGGTGTCCGCCCAGCACCCACTGCTCCTGCGGGTCCTGGGGGCCGCCCTGGCACGGACGGGCGACCTCGACGGGGCGCGCCGGGCGCTCCGGGAGAGCCTGGGTGCCGCCCAGACGCGGGGGGCCGACTACGAGCGGGCCCTCACCCTGCGGGTCGTGGCGCGCCTCGGCCACGGATCGGGGCCGGCGGCCGGAGCGGCCGAACAGAGCACGGCGGCCGGGACGGCCGAGCAGAGCACGGCGGCCGGGACGGCCGAGCAGAGCACGGCCATCCTCGAACGGCTCGGCGTCGTCTGGACACCCGACCTGGTGTGA